One genomic region from Anopheles bellator chromosome 2, idAnoBellAS_SP24_06.2, whole genome shotgun sequence encodes:
- the LOC131210420 gene encoding probable nuclear transport factor 2 isoform X1, producing the protein MALNPNYEEIGKTFITQYYAMFDDPANRPGLVNLYNAELSFMTFEGQQIQGGAKILERIQGLAFQKIQRVLTAVDSQPMFDGSILINVLGRLQCDDDPPHAYSQTFVLKPAGTSFFCAHDMFRLNIHNSA; encoded by the exons ATGGCTCTTAATCCGAATTATGAAGAAATCGGCAAAACTTTCATCACGCAATACTACGCTATGTTTGATGATCCAGCCAACCGGCCTGGACTGGTGAATTTGTACAAC GCAGAACTATCCTTTATGACGTTTGAAGGACAACAAATACAAGGTGGTGCCAAAATTTTGGAAAGAATCCAG GGTCTCGCATTCCAAAAGATTCAACGTGTGTTGACGGCAGTCGATAGTCAGCCAATGTTTGACGGAAGCATTCTTATCAATGTACTTGGCCGGCTTCAA tGTGACGATGATCCACCCCATGCATATTCCCAAACATTTGTGCTGAAACCCGCCGGAACTTCGTTTTTCTGTGCCCATGATATGTTTCGTCTTAACATTCACAACTCTGCTTAA
- the LOC131210420 gene encoding probable nuclear transport factor 2 isoform X2: MALNPNYEEIGKTFITQYYAMFDDPANRPGLVNLYNVQLSFMTFEGQQIQGGAKILERIQGLAFQKIQRVLTAVDSQPMFDGSILINVLGRLQCDDDPPHAYSQTFVLKPAGTSFFCAHDMFRLNIHNSA; this comes from the exons ATGGCTCTTAATCCGAATTATGAAGAAATCGGCAAAACTTTCATCACGCAATACTACGCTATGTTTGATGATCCAGCCAACCGGCCTGGACTGGTGAATTTGTACAACGTAC AACTATCCTTTATGACGTTTGAAGGACAACAAATACAAGGTGGTGCCAAAATTTTGGAAAGAATCCAG GGTCTCGCATTCCAAAAGATTCAACGTGTGTTGACGGCAGTCGATAGTCAGCCAATGTTTGACGGAAGCATTCTTATCAATGTACTTGGCCGGCTTCAA tGTGACGATGATCCACCCCATGCATATTCCCAAACATTTGTGCTGAAACCCGCCGGAACTTCGTTTTTCTGTGCCCATGATATGTTTCGTCTTAACATTCACAACTCTGCTTAA